The following proteins come from a genomic window of Triticum aestivum cultivar Chinese Spring chromosome 6A, IWGSC CS RefSeq v2.1, whole genome shotgun sequence:
- the LOC123130529 gene encoding uncharacterized protein, with translation MGAKHSCFSNHRGSLSQQPHQPAPVRVVAADGSLKELHASPRVTVSDVLGGSAASFFVCNSDALYFEKSPPALASGEVLRPGHIYFVLPAALLGRPLSSADMASLAVRASSAIAAKKPQRRRWRRSGGRKKVRVMPVCEEVEDGEDVLLNEKLNERTLGEFAVSPKSQEKMAAVAARSRLKVKLMLKRALSIIQEVAE, from the coding sequence ATGGGAGCGAAGCATTCCTGCTTTTCCAACCACCGAGGCAGCCTCTCGCAGCAGCCACACCAGCCGGCGCCTGTCAGGGTCGTTGCCGCCGACGGATCGCTGAAGGAGCTCCATGCCAGCCCACGCGTCACCGTCTCCGACGTCCTCGGCGGCAGCGCCGCGTCCTTCTTCGTCTGCAACTCCGACGCGCTCTACTTCGAGAAGAGCCCCCCGGCGCTGGCATCCGGGGAGGTACTACGGCCGGGGCACATATACTTCGTGCTCCCGGCGGCGTTGCTCGGGCGGCCGCTATCCAGCGCCGACATGGCCTCGCTTGCGGTGCGCGCGAGCTCGGCGATCGCGGCCAAGAAGCCGCAGCGGAGGCGCTGGCGCCGCAGCGGCGGGAGGAAGAAGGTGCGCGTCATGCCGGTGTGCGAGgaggtggaagacggcgaggacgTTCTGCTCAACGAGAAGCTTAACGAGCGGACGCTCGGGGAGTTCGCGGTGTCGCCgaagagccaagagaagatggccgcCGTGGCGGCGCGGTCGCGGCTGAAGGTGAAGCTGATGCTGAAGCGCGCTCTGAGTATCATTCAAGAGGTTGCTGAGTGA